In Labilibaculum sp. DW002, one DNA window encodes the following:
- a CDS encoding methyltransferase: MTTDIKIHRPEPIEPGKEIARFNRSTDIELAINTLVAGKPILITSFYSNGLTLLKELQMHLKSKLPNKSFQEQREYRSEYRKLSNLILIEVVNHKLAVRKSPNIGWLEKLYPEISDFLLSFPQVQGLNSSWQWYQNGISIPALRNKLHPYYGTYFPTRFDHLKLFDNWLKRYEGPKKSAIDVGIGSGVLSFQMVAHGFQKVFGTDTNPNAIVGLKEFMGETKLSRKIELDFGHLFGIWEKQTELIVFNPPWLPASSMMDSIDEAIYYKENLFPDFFAEAKKRLLPEGKLVIIFSNLAQITNVTKNHPIEKELSEGGRFQLERCLKKTVKAASDKTKRDQHWRASEEVELWVLTNK, encoded by the coding sequence ATGACTACAGATATTAAAATACACAGACCAGAGCCTATTGAGCCTGGAAAAGAAATAGCAAGGTTTAATCGCTCTACAGATATTGAGCTTGCGATTAATACCTTAGTAGCAGGCAAACCAATATTAATAACCTCTTTTTACAGCAATGGATTAACATTACTTAAGGAGTTGCAAATGCATCTTAAAAGTAAGTTGCCCAACAAGTCATTTCAAGAACAACGCGAGTACAGATCGGAATACCGTAAACTGTCAAACCTTATTTTAATAGAAGTTGTAAATCATAAATTGGCCGTGCGAAAATCGCCTAATATCGGTTGGTTAGAGAAGCTATATCCAGAAATTAGTGATTTTTTATTGTCCTTTCCTCAGGTTCAAGGATTAAATAGTTCGTGGCAGTGGTATCAAAATGGGATCTCGATTCCTGCATTGCGAAATAAATTGCATCCTTACTATGGTACCTATTTTCCTACTCGTTTTGATCATTTGAAACTTTTTGATAATTGGTTAAAACGTTACGAAGGACCTAAAAAGTCTGCAATAGATGTTGGGATTGGAAGTGGTGTTCTTTCTTTTCAGATGGTAGCACATGGCTTTCAGAAGGTTTTTGGTACCGATACAAATCCGAATGCAATTGTTGGATTAAAGGAGTTTATGGGAGAAACAAAGTTGTCTAGAAAAATAGAATTAGACTTTGGACATCTTTTTGGAATTTGGGAAAAACAGACTGAATTGATTGTCTTTAATCCGCCTTGGTTACCAGCATCTTCTATGATGGATAGTATTGATGAAGCTATTTATTACAAGGAAAATCTATTTCCTGACTTTTTTGCAGAAGCAAAGAAAAGGCTATTGCCAGAAGGTAAACTTGTAATTATCTTCTCAAATTTAGCCCAAATAACCAATGTGACAAAAAATCATCCAATAGAGAAGGAACTGTCCGAAGGTGGAAGGTTCCAATTGGAAAGATGTTTAAAGAAAACAGTGAAAGCTGCTTCTGATAAAACAAAACGAGATCAACATTGGCGTGCTTCCGAAGAGGTTGAACTTTGGGTACTAACTAATAAATAA
- a CDS encoding peroxiredoxin: MQEEKTENGNQLVKEEKTMSSTMVRQEMPKFTMDAYDAATGHFTTVSSDDYKGKWAVVCFYPADFTFVCPTEIAAMNAKYDEFQALNTEILAVSVDTKFSHKRFVETEPILKGLKLTMGADGNQEVSRAFGVLIEEEGVALRGRFLFNPDGICVAQEVQADSVGRNVNEFLRQVQAWQHATKTGEVCPAGWRPGKKTLPVNTDTEKMTGRVGDYITIEEILN; encoded by the coding sequence GTGCAAGAAGAAAAAACAGAAAATGGTAATCAATTAGTAAAAGAGGAAAAAACTATGAGTTCAACAATGGTAAGACAAGAAATGCCAAAATTTACAATGGATGCTTATGATGCAGCAACAGGTCATTTCACAACAGTATCGAGCGATGATTACAAAGGAAAATGGGCAGTAGTATGCTTCTACCCTGCTGATTTCACTTTTGTTTGCCCAACCGAAATTGCTGCAATGAATGCTAAATATGATGAATTTCAAGCCTTAAATACTGAAATTCTTGCTGTATCAGTTGATACTAAATTTTCGCACAAAAGATTTGTTGAAACAGAACCAATCCTTAAAGGTTTAAAATTGACTATGGGTGCTGATGGAAATCAAGAAGTAAGCCGTGCATTTGGTGTGCTTATAGAAGAAGAAGGTGTAGCCTTGCGTGGTAGATTTTTATTTAATCCTGATGGAATTTGTGTAGCACAGGAAGTGCAAGCTGATTCAGTAGGAAGAAATGTAAATGAATTCCTCCGTCAGGTACAAGCTTGGCAACATGCAACTAAAACTGGAGAAGTATGTCCTGCTGGATGGAGACCAGGAAAGAAAACACTTCCCGTTAATACTGATACAGAAAAAATGACTGGACGCGTTGGAGATTACATTACAATTGAAGAAATTCTCAACTAA
- a CDS encoding efflux transporter outer membrane subunit, whose product MKKRYIIISLVLTAFSLQSCFVARKYQQPEIEIVDQYRNITTNDSTTLANMPWEELFTDSNLQTLIHKALDKNLDLLMAVERVNAAEAYFKQGKMGQLPSLNLSANGGTYETSDNSSAAIAAGGKGSSFENFQLNGNISWEADIWGKIRSSRRAAQAAYLQSEASRRAVESTLVANMASAYYQLLALDAQVEVAQRTVTNRKESLETMKSLKEAGQVTEAAVKQTEAQLYSTQILLLDLEQNVKLLENTISLILGQNAGTIVRSKLDEQNIQVALQTGFPAQLLRNRPDVMVAEYGLMNAFELTNVARSNFYPSLSISASAGLESINFDDWFSTSSLFSNVIGNLAQPLFNKRSIRTKYEVAKAQQAEARYNFQKAMLQAGKEVSDALYSYESEQKKYKIQKMELEALTKAVEYSEELLNNGYQNTTYLEVLTARSNALSSEINTIDTKFQQLNALVELYLSLGGGWNRN is encoded by the coding sequence ATGAAAAAAAGATATATAATCATTAGTCTGGTATTAACAGCATTCAGTCTTCAATCGTGTTTTGTTGCCAGAAAATATCAACAACCTGAAATCGAAATTGTCGACCAATATCGTAACATTACAACAAACGATTCGACAACTTTAGCCAATATGCCTTGGGAAGAATTGTTTACCGATTCTAACTTGCAGACATTAATCCATAAAGCTTTAGACAAGAACTTGGATTTATTAATGGCCGTTGAGCGTGTAAATGCAGCTGAGGCCTACTTTAAGCAAGGAAAGATGGGACAGTTGCCAAGTTTAAATCTAAGTGCCAACGGAGGAACTTATGAAACATCAGATAATAGCTCTGCCGCGATAGCTGCAGGAGGAAAAGGTTCAAGTTTCGAGAACTTCCAATTGAATGGTAATATTTCGTGGGAGGCTGATATTTGGGGTAAAATAAGAAGTAGTAGAAGAGCTGCACAAGCTGCTTACTTACAATCTGAAGCTTCCAGAAGAGCAGTTGAAAGTACTTTGGTAGCCAATATGGCTTCGGCTTATTATCAATTATTAGCACTGGATGCTCAGGTTGAAGTCGCTCAAAGAACGGTAACCAATCGTAAGGAAAGTCTTGAGACAATGAAAAGTCTGAAAGAGGCAGGTCAGGTAACTGAAGCAGCTGTTAAGCAAACAGAAGCACAACTTTATAGTACACAAATTTTGCTGTTAGATTTAGAGCAGAATGTAAAGCTTTTAGAGAATACAATTTCTTTGATTTTGGGACAAAATGCTGGAACTATTGTTCGTTCAAAACTAGATGAGCAAAACATTCAGGTAGCATTACAAACTGGTTTTCCAGCACAATTATTAAGAAATCGACCAGATGTAATGGTTGCAGAATACGGCTTAATGAATGCTTTTGAGCTAACAAATGTTGCTCGAAGTAACTTCTACCCTAGCCTTAGCATTAGTGCTAGTGCTGGTTTGGAAAGCATCAATTTCGATGATTGGTTCAGCACTTCTTCTTTGTTTAGTAACGTAATTGGGAATTTGGCTCAACCACTTTTTAACAAACGAAGCATCCGCACAAAATACGAAGTAGCCAAAGCACAACAAGCCGAAGCACGCTACAACTTCCAAAAAGCCATGCTACAAGCAGGCAAAGAAGTTTCTGATGCTTTGTACAGCTATGAGTCGGAGCAGAAGAAATACAAAATCCAGAAAATGGAATTGGAAGCTTTAACCAAAGCAGTTGAATATTCAGAAGAATTACTGAACAACGGCTACCAAAACACAACTTATCTCGAAGTATTAACAGCTCGTAGTAATGCGCTCTCTTCGGAGATCAATACAATTGATACAAAATTCCAACAATTAAATGCTTTGGTAGAATTATATCTATCCTTAGGTGGCGGTTGGAATCGCAATTAA
- a CDS encoding efflux RND transporter permease subunit — protein sequence MLKRFIERPVLSTVISILIVILGILGLSNLPREQFPEIAPPTVQITASYPGANAETLLKSVVVPIEEAVNGVENMTYMSSTSSNDGSATISVYFELGTNPDIAAVNVQNRVATVNSKLPQQVIQSGVTTKKVQNSVLMFFSLLSKNEDFDATFVENYARINLIPMVKRIKGVGDANVFGSRDYSMRIWLKPDKMAAYGLTPQDIVAALNEQNLEASPGKFGENSRQSFEYVIRYKGKLSTEGEYENIILRSEGNSDFLRLKDVARIELGAFNYGTKNITNGYPSSAIAVYQTSGSNAQEIIKEIERTLKEAKKDFPKGIDYVIPFNTNDFLDASISKVLTTLFEAFLLVFLVVFLFLQDFRSTLIPAIAVPVAIIGTFFFLNLFGFSINMLTLFALVLAIGIVVDDAIVVVEAVHAKLDNGAKSAKKATLSAMNEITGAIISITLVMSAVFIPVSFLKGPTGAFYQQFAITLAVAIVISAINALTLSPALCALLLKPHDPSAEHKKGIVNRFYTSFNTGFDVVTERYTNSVRFLVRKKWLSGVILVVFIALAGWFFKTTPTGFIPNEDQGIIFCDITLPAGSTLDRTSEVTGKVEAIISKIDVVKEKMFVVGFSLMSGTNGGSKAFAVIKLKDWKERKEDHQKVNAIVGQLFGMTAGINEARILFFTPPTVRGFGNSDGFEMRLQDKSNGSFDNLMAQSRQFLGALNQRPEIKYAMTSFNTGFPQYEMEVNVEKVKEAGISVNGLFATLQGYYGSWYAADFNRFGKQYRVMIQAAPEDRETIESMNNVFIRNAKNELVSVSQFVNMKKVNGPDVVNRFNLFNSATINGNVNPGYSTGDAIKAIEEVAAEVLPSNYGYEFSAMTREEQKAGNQAIIVFILSLIFVYFLLAAQYESYILPFSIILSLPIGIFGAIFFVKLIGLENNIYFQVALIMLIGLLAKNAILIVEFALQRRRQGMELLQAAVEGAKARLRPILMTSFAFILGLVPLMIANGAGAVGNRSIGTGAVGGMLIGTVFGVFVIPVFFVVFQIVQEKISGAPKPEENELQTAE from the coding sequence ATGTTAAAAAGATTTATTGAACGGCCGGTATTATCGACTGTAATATCCATACTCATCGTAATTTTAGGGATTTTAGGACTCTCTAATTTACCACGAGAACAGTTTCCTGAGATTGCACCTCCAACGGTTCAAATCACAGCATCTTATCCCGGAGCCAATGCTGAGACCTTACTAAAAAGTGTTGTTGTTCCTATCGAAGAAGCCGTAAATGGTGTGGAAAATATGACTTATATGTCATCAACATCCAGTAATGATGGATCGGCAACTATAAGTGTTTATTTTGAATTGGGAACGAATCCTGATATTGCGGCTGTAAATGTTCAAAACAGAGTTGCAACTGTTAATAGTAAGTTGCCACAGCAGGTTATTCAATCCGGGGTAACGACTAAGAAAGTTCAGAATAGTGTTTTAATGTTCTTCTCTTTATTGTCGAAGAATGAAGATTTTGACGCCACGTTTGTAGAGAATTATGCACGTATTAACCTGATCCCTATGGTTAAAAGGATTAAGGGTGTTGGAGATGCAAATGTGTTCGGTTCGCGCGATTACTCGATGAGAATTTGGCTGAAGCCAGATAAAATGGCGGCTTATGGCTTAACACCTCAAGATATTGTTGCTGCTTTGAATGAACAAAATCTGGAAGCTTCGCCAGGTAAATTTGGCGAAAACTCCCGTCAATCTTTTGAGTACGTTATCCGTTATAAAGGAAAATTATCAACAGAGGGTGAGTACGAAAACATCATATTAAGATCGGAAGGAAACTCAGATTTTTTAAGATTAAAAGATGTTGCACGAATTGAATTGGGAGCTTTTAATTACGGAACCAAGAATATTACGAATGGTTACCCATCATCAGCTATTGCGGTTTATCAAACATCAGGCTCCAATGCACAGGAAATTATAAAAGAAATAGAACGCACCTTAAAAGAAGCAAAAAAAGATTTTCCCAAGGGAATTGACTATGTGATTCCATTTAATACCAATGATTTTCTTGATGCATCAATTAGCAAGGTGTTAACAACCTTATTTGAAGCATTCTTATTGGTATTTCTTGTTGTATTCTTATTCTTACAAGATTTCAGGTCAACATTAATTCCGGCAATAGCTGTACCTGTCGCTATTATTGGTACTTTTTTCTTTTTGAATTTGTTTGGCTTTTCAATTAATATGCTTACTCTGTTTGCATTAGTTCTGGCCATTGGAATTGTAGTAGATGATGCCATTGTGGTGGTTGAGGCTGTTCATGCCAAATTGGATAATGGAGCTAAGAGCGCTAAAAAAGCAACCCTATCTGCAATGAACGAAATTACGGGTGCCATTATTTCCATTACTTTGGTTATGTCTGCTGTATTTATTCCGGTTTCATTTTTGAAAGGTCCCACAGGTGCTTTTTACCAGCAATTTGCTATTACATTAGCTGTAGCTATTGTTATTTCGGCGATAAATGCCCTAACCTTAAGTCCGGCATTGTGTGCCTTATTATTAAAACCACACGATCCGAGTGCAGAGCATAAAAAGGGCATAGTCAATCGTTTTTATACTTCATTTAATACCGGTTTTGATGTTGTTACAGAACGTTACACCAATTCGGTTCGTTTTCTGGTACGTAAAAAATGGTTGTCGGGAGTTATTCTGGTTGTGTTTATTGCCTTGGCAGGATGGTTTTTTAAAACAACTCCTACCGGATTTATTCCTAATGAGGATCAGGGGATTATATTTTGTGATATTACTTTACCAGCTGGAAGTACCTTGGACAGAACAAGTGAAGTAACGGGTAAGGTAGAAGCTATAATCAGTAAAATTGATGTGGTTAAGGAAAAGATGTTCGTTGTTGGTTTTAGTTTGATGAGTGGCACTAACGGAGGATCAAAAGCTTTTGCCGTGATTAAATTAAAAGACTGGAAAGAACGTAAAGAAGATCATCAAAAGGTGAATGCTATTGTTGGACAGTTGTTTGGAATGACGGCAGGAATTAACGAAGCCCGAATTTTATTCTTTACACCTCCTACGGTAAGAGGTTTTGGTAACTCAGATGGTTTTGAGATGCGCTTGCAAGATAAATCAAATGGTTCTTTTGATAATTTGATGGCTCAAAGCCGCCAATTCCTTGGCGCTTTAAACCAACGCCCGGAGATAAAGTATGCGATGACCTCGTTCAACACAGGTTTCCCTCAGTACGAGATGGAAGTTAATGTTGAGAAAGTAAAGGAAGCAGGCATATCAGTAAATGGTTTATTTGCGACACTTCAGGGGTATTATGGTAGTTGGTATGCTGCTGATTTTAACCGATTTGGGAAACAATATCGTGTGATGATTCAGGCAGCACCGGAAGATAGAGAGACTATAGAGTCGATGAATAATGTGTTTATTCGAAATGCAAAAAACGAATTGGTATCAGTAAGTCAGTTTGTAAATATGAAAAAGGTGAATGGTCCTGATGTGGTGAATCGATTCAACTTATTCAATTCGGCAACTATCAATGGTAATGTGAATCCTGGTTATAGTACTGGTGATGCAATTAAAGCTATTGAAGAAGTTGCTGCAGAAGTTCTTCCGTCAAATTACGGGTATGAATTTTCAGCTATGACTCGTGAAGAACAGAAAGCAGGAAATCAGGCAATCATTGTCTTTATTTTAAGTTTGATCTTTGTTTATTTCCTATTGGCTGCTCAATATGAATCTTATATTCTGCCATTCTCAATCATCCTGTCTTTACCAATTGGAATATTTGGAGCTATATTTTTCGTGAAGCTGATTGGCCTTGAGAATAATATTTATTTCCAGGTGGCACTAATTATGTTGATTGGTTTGTTAGCTAAGAATGCTATTTTGATTGTTGAGTTTGCTCTTCAGCGTCGAAGACAAGGTATGGAGTTATTACAAGCTGCTGTCGAAGGAGCTAAGGCCAGATTAAGACCAATTTTGATGACCTCTTTTGCTTTTATATTAGGACTTGTACCCTTAATGATTGCAAACGGTGCGGGTGCTGTTGGTAATCGATCAATTGGTACGGGAGCTGTTGGTGGAATGTTAATTGGAACTGTCTTTGGTGTATTTGTTATCCCGGTTTTCTTTGTGGTTTTTCAAATCGTTCAAGAAAAAATTAGTGGAGCACCAAAACCAGAAGAAAATGAATTGCAAACAGCAGAATAA
- a CDS encoding efflux RND transporter periplasmic adaptor subunit, translated as MIKNYLLSGLMISLFAISSCNNPQNHQTAQGPMPFPVQSAERNDVTVYNQYAANIEGEQNIQIRPKVDGFVDKIYIDEGSQVKKGQLLFKLSAETLNQQANAARANMGVAKAQVVAAQVEVDKVTPLVEKNIISPIQLKTANSKLNAAQAQLIAAEAQYQNAKENLAYTIIKSPVDGIVGSLPYKEGSLVGRSETQPLTTVSSINNVYAYFTLNEKQLLQFNRQLNGNSIASKIKELPEVELILADGVTYDHKGRIETINGMVNPRTGSISYRAIFPNPSNLLRSGISGKVKMSSTINDVILLPQKATYELQGKRFVYLVGKENKVQAKEVLVSASVDEKFIVQNGLNAGETFVIDGLIKLREGMLIQPMNQKHTPDGNAAFSKK; from the coding sequence ATGATTAAAAATTACCTACTATCAGGATTAATGATAAGCCTATTTGCTATATCATCATGCAATAATCCACAGAACCACCAGACAGCGCAAGGCCCAATGCCTTTTCCAGTTCAATCGGCTGAGAGAAATGATGTGACTGTATACAACCAATATGCTGCTAATATTGAGGGAGAACAAAATATTCAGATCCGACCAAAGGTAGATGGTTTTGTTGATAAAATTTATATTGACGAGGGTAGCCAGGTAAAAAAAGGACAGTTACTTTTTAAACTAAGTGCTGAGACTTTAAATCAGCAAGCCAATGCGGCTAGAGCTAATATGGGAGTAGCAAAAGCCCAAGTTGTTGCTGCCCAGGTTGAAGTAGATAAAGTAACACCTCTTGTAGAGAAGAATATTATTAGTCCTATTCAGTTAAAAACAGCGAACAGTAAATTGAATGCTGCCCAGGCTCAATTAATTGCAGCTGAAGCTCAGTATCAGAATGCTAAAGAGAATTTGGCTTATACGATTATCAAAAGTCCGGTTGATGGGATAGTTGGTAGTTTACCATACAAAGAGGGAAGCTTAGTAGGTCGTTCAGAAACACAACCTCTTACGACTGTTTCGAGTATAAACAACGTATATGCCTATTTTACCTTAAACGAAAAGCAATTACTTCAATTCAATCGTCAACTAAATGGCAATAGTATTGCTAGTAAAATAAAGGAATTACCAGAAGTTGAATTAATTCTTGCTGATGGAGTAACCTACGATCACAAAGGAAGAATTGAAACAATTAACGGTATGGTTAACCCGAGGACAGGTAGCATCAGTTATCGTGCTATTTTTCCTAATCCATCAAATTTATTGAGAAGTGGTATCAGTGGTAAAGTTAAGATGTCATCAACTATAAACGATGTTATATTACTTCCACAAAAAGCAACTTATGAATTGCAGGGAAAACGATTTGTTTATCTGGTAGGAAAGGAAAATAAAGTGCAGGCGAAAGAAGTTCTGGTTAGTGCTTCAGTAGATGAAAAATTCATCGTTCAAAATGGCCTAAACGCAGGAGAAACTTTCGTTATCGACGGATTAATAAAGTTACGTGAAGGAATGCTAATTCAACCTATGAATCAAAAGCATACGCCTGATGGAAACGCTGCATTTTCTAAAAAATAA
- a CDS encoding GbsR/MarR family transcriptional regulator, producing the protein MKNLQELEERKKLLVERYGLFMEKQEKLAPIAARIFATLLINKENGTTFDELVAFLGASKSTVSTNLKTLQKSEIVDFFTKPGDRKKYFTLNPIGFLARIEDDLKMYKAEHQLASEIINFKIESNEIIKNPEEKFQLSHETPYLDYLVSTISTIEKLRDGIQSKCSVFQHYNRESSNK; encoded by the coding sequence ATGAAGAATTTACAAGAATTAGAAGAAAGAAAAAAGTTGTTAGTAGAAAGATATGGCCTATTTATGGAGAAACAGGAAAAACTTGCTCCCATAGCTGCTCGTATTTTTGCAACACTACTTATTAATAAAGAAAATGGAACTACATTCGACGAATTGGTTGCTTTTCTTGGTGCAAGTAAGAGCACAGTATCTACTAATTTAAAAACCTTACAAAAATCAGAAATTGTAGATTTTTTCACCAAACCTGGCGATCGAAAAAAGTATTTCACTTTAAACCCTATTGGATTTCTTGCTAGAATTGAAGATGATCTAAAAATGTATAAAGCAGAACATCAATTAGCATCAGAAATAATCAACTTTAAGATTGAATCCAATGAAATTATTAAAAATCCAGAAGAAAAATTCCAACTTTCACACGAAACTCCATATTTAGATTATCTGGTAAGTACTATCTCAACGATAGAAAAGCTTAGAGATGGAATTCAAAGTAAGTGCTCTGTTTTTCAACATTACAATCGAGAATCTTCAAATAAATAA
- a CDS encoding LytR/AlgR family response regulator transcription factor — translation MDIKCIIVDDEIHARKVIEKYIQDLPHLKLVKSCKNAIEAMDILRNQEIDAMFLDINMPKLTGLNFLESLKNPPIVVITTAYREYALDAFELDVIDYLHKPIPFPRFIKAISKIEEKLQIRSNSLITSQEKPTDTILDFIFIKADKKTIKLNFKDIKYIEGLGDYIKIHTKSKTIISKLTIKKMEELLPENDFPRVHKSYIVSLQHIDAINGNQVEIADKKLPIGQMYRQNFMNLINPFLKK, via the coding sequence ATGGATATTAAATGCATCATCGTTGACGACGAAATTCACGCGAGAAAAGTCATTGAAAAATACATTCAGGACCTGCCACATTTAAAACTTGTGAAATCTTGCAAAAATGCCATAGAAGCTATGGATATTTTGCGAAATCAAGAAATCGATGCCATGTTTTTGGATATTAACATGCCTAAACTTACTGGCTTAAATTTTTTAGAAAGCTTAAAAAATCCTCCGATAGTGGTAATTACAACTGCCTATAGAGAATACGCACTTGACGCTTTCGAATTGGACGTGATTGATTACTTGCACAAACCAATACCTTTCCCACGATTTATAAAAGCCATTTCCAAAATTGAAGAGAAACTGCAAATAAGAAGTAATTCCTTAATTACTTCTCAAGAAAAACCGACGGACACAATTCTGGATTTCATTTTTATCAAAGCTGATAAGAAAACCATTAAACTCAATTTTAAGGATATTAAATATATTGAAGGATTAGGAGATTATATTAAAATTCACACCAAATCGAAAACCATTATCAGCAAACTAACAATCAAAAAAATGGAAGAGTTACTGCCCGAAAATGATTTTCCTCGTGTACACAAATCCTATATTGTTTCGCTTCAGCACATTGATGCGATTAATGGCAATCAGGTTGAAATTGCAGATAAAAAATTACCTATAGGGCAAATGTATCGTCAAAATTTCATGAATCTTATTAATCCTTTCCTTAAAAAATAG
- a CDS encoding sensor histidine kinase, protein MNLKDRLYQIFSIRWVQHLSFWSVFLLLEMGRITDLDPDRIPREVLFQGIQNAFIAILVYFNLRFLIPRYWNTGKYGKYLLIFIICEVFTIASLSYLFYHFPDLEFKSFIRLSTAKVVMMSTFKTNIFIFSTSLFHFAKEWMKLKDENLKYTEKAQEQLEAEISILKAQVNPHFLFNTLNNIYSMSLYDSNKTPEMILKLSQLISYMLYECKDEEVSLEKEIQFIKNYIDLESVRVEDIAKINLNISGEDPGHKVPPLLFIPLIENAFKHGISSEQTTSEINITLKISKHKIELEINNPLDDISEEQKKKQFGGLGIENVKKRLNLLFKNQHSFNISRGNGLYTSNLILQLS, encoded by the coding sequence ATGAATTTAAAAGACAGATTATATCAGATTTTTTCAATTAGGTGGGTTCAGCACCTTTCCTTTTGGTCGGTTTTTCTATTATTGGAAATGGGTCGCATTACCGATTTGGATCCAGATAGAATACCAAGAGAAGTACTGTTCCAAGGAATCCAAAATGCATTTATTGCAATTCTTGTTTACTTTAACTTAAGATTTTTAATTCCTCGATATTGGAATACCGGAAAATATGGAAAATATCTACTTATATTTATTATTTGTGAAGTATTCACAATCGCTAGCTTAAGTTATTTATTCTATCATTTTCCAGATTTAGAATTTAAAAGCTTTATCAGATTAAGCACTGCAAAAGTCGTCATGATGAGTACTTTCAAAACCAATATTTTTATCTTTTCAACCAGCTTATTCCATTTTGCAAAAGAATGGATGAAACTGAAAGATGAAAACTTAAAATATACTGAGAAAGCACAAGAACAACTGGAAGCAGAGATAAGCATATTAAAAGCACAAGTCAACCCACACTTTCTTTTCAACACCTTGAATAATATTTATTCGATGAGTTTGTATGACTCGAACAAAACACCTGAAATGATTCTTAAACTGAGTCAGCTTATTAGCTATATGCTTTATGAGTGTAAAGACGAAGAAGTCAGTTTAGAGAAAGAAATTCAATTCATCAAAAATTATATCGATCTGGAATCTGTTAGAGTTGAAGATATTGCTAAAATTAACTTAAATATAAGTGGAGAAGACCCCGGACATAAGGTGCCTCCACTTCTTTTTATTCCTTTAATTGAAAATGCCTTTAAACATGGTATATCTTCAGAACAAACAACATCGGAAATAAATATTACTTTAAAGATATCAAAGCATAAAATTGAACTAGAAATCAACAATCCACTTGATGACATATCAGAGGAACAAAAAAAGAAACAATTTGGTGGTTTAGGCATTGAAAATGTAAAAAAGAGACTTAATTTGCTGTTCAAAAACCAGCACTCTTTCAATATTTCACGTGGTAATGGACTCTACACAAGTAACTTAATCTTACAATTATCTTAA